In Candidatus Afararchaeum irisae, a genomic segment contains:
- a CDS encoding class I SAM-dependent methyltransferase, with translation MKGREWYQKEDTAEEYDDWRFSKGGALIDEGEKEAVFDLLGDVQAAESGSAESDSLEDLSVLEIACGTGRFTVELARRDADVVGMDISKPMMEKGVKKAKHAGVYDSVDFLRGDAGELPFPDDSFDVVIAMRFFHLADTPLDFLREMRRVSRSKVLFDTFMEGSARVIYNRFLPMGSRLYSEDEVKRLLDDAGLSLEETKNDFFFPFGLYRITPTKIAEGIRDVDDTILDISDDFSTVSYWLTSTESDK, from the coding sequence GTGAAGGGAAGAGAGTGGTACCAAAAGGAAGACACCGCCGAGGAGTACGACGACTGGAGGTTCTCGAAGGGCGGTGCTCTCATAGATGAAGGCGAGAAGGAAGCCGTCTTCGACCTCCTCGGAGACGTTCAGGCTGCCGAGTCGGGATCCGCGGAGAGCGACAGTCTCGAAGATCTTTCAGTGCTTGAGATAGCGTGTGGCACGGGACGTTTCACCGTCGAACTCGCACGCAGGGACGCTGATGTAGTGGGAATGGACATAAGCAAGCCGATGATGGAGAAGGGAGTCAAGAAGGCGAAACACGCGGGCGTCTACGACTCGGTCGACTTCCTGAGAGGAGACGCGGGGGAGCTACCGTTCCCCGACGACTCGTTCGACGTCGTGATAGCTATGCGTTTCTTCCATCTCGCCGACACACCCCTCGATTTCCTCAGGGAGATGAGACGTGTGTCGCGCTCGAAGGTTCTCTTCGACACATTCATGGAGGGAAGCGCGCGAGTGATCTACAACCGTTTCCTTCCCATGGGTAGCAGACTTTACTCGGAGGACGAGGTCAAACGTCTCTTAGACGACGCGGGTCTGTCGCTCGAAGAGACGAAGAACGACTTCTTCTTCCCGTTCGGTCTCTACCGGATAACTCCGACCAAGATAGCCGAGGGAATACGTGACGTCGACGACACTATACTCGACATCAGCGACGACTTCTCGACGGTCTCCTACTGGCTCACGTCCACGGAAAGCGATAAGTGA
- a CDS encoding molybdenum cofactor synthesis domain-containing protein, which produces MRRFDVSEVTEFSPEKYEKVSLLDAEGGFSDFYCFEPGQEQEPHVHDDSDKLYYVVEGEGEFTVGDEVLSLGEGEGIVAESGERHGVRNTSESRLTALVFMAWGEKRGDGGDEDSHGHSHSHEHDHDSEKESLDFAVLTVSSTRDENDDPSGDTVRRLVTDEGHTVTEYGVVSDDLVEIRHRVKDLVGEVDAVVTTGGTGITPDDVTVEAVEPLIDKKLPGFGELFRRLSTEEIGTSSIMSRAFAGVSDDTPVFVLPGSQNGVPLAVEEILLEEIDHIVGLAGR; this is translated from the coding sequence ATGAGAAGATTTGACGTCTCCGAAGTAACTGAGTTCTCGCCGGAGAAGTACGAGAAGGTCAGCCTATTAGACGCCGAGGGGGGATTCTCGGACTTCTACTGCTTCGAGCCAGGGCAGGAACAGGAGCCCCACGTACACGACGACTCCGACAAGCTATACTACGTCGTCGAAGGTGAAGGGGAGTTCACGGTAGGTGACGAGGTGCTGTCTCTGGGTGAAGGAGAGGGGATAGTCGCCGAGTCGGGCGAGAGACACGGCGTGAGGAACACGTCGGAGTCACGTCTCACGGCTCTCGTCTTCATGGCGTGGGGGGAGAAAAGAGGCGACGGAGGGGACGAGGACAGCCACGGTCACAGTCACAGCCACGAACATGACCACGATTCTGAGAAGGAAAGCCTCGACTTCGCGGTTCTGACAGTGAGTTCAACCAGAGACGAGAACGACGACCCGAGCGGCGACACAGTCAGACGTCTGGTGACCGACGAAGGACACACGGTGACGGAGTACGGGGTCGTGTCGGACGACCTCGTCGAGATAAGACACAGGGTCAAGGATCTCGTCGGAGAGGTCGACGCCGTTGTCACAACAGGAGGAACCGGAATAACCCCCGACGACGTCACAGTCGAGGCGGTCGAGCCTCTGATCGACAAGAAGCTCCCGGGATTCGGAGAGCTTTTCAGACGTCTGAGCACGGAGGAGATAGGAACTTCGTCGATAATGTCGAGGGCGTTCGCGGGTGTCTCCGACGACACGCCCGTCTTCGTCCTTCCGGGGAGCCAGAACGGAGTACCTCTGGCTGTCGAGGAGATACTGCTTGAGGAGATAGACCACATAGTGGGTCTCGCGGGACGCTAA
- a CDS encoding DUF2391 domain-containing protein, which produces MRGRKTRYVLADTAQQTVGGFILGGPFVMAEEIWNMAENVSSLHLAATVLIVLGIGYTALYEADEERDPDTEKSFLGIPLRFISLVAVSYLSVGIIAVVVSAPQTFGADVTTGVKAVMISTIFSVVGAATADTVFR; this is translated from the coding sequence ATGAGAGGGAGAAAGACGAGGTACGTCTTAGCCGACACAGCACAGCAGACAGTCGGAGGTTTCATACTCGGAGGTCCTTTCGTGATGGCTGAGGAGATCTGGAACATGGCGGAGAACGTCTCGTCTCTCCATCTCGCCGCGACTGTCTTGATAGTCCTCGGAATCGGATACACCGCCCTCTATGAGGCTGACGAGGAAAGAGATCCCGACACGGAGAAGAGCTTCCTCGGCATACCCCTGCGTTTCATCTCTCTCGTGGCTGTGTCGTACCTCTCAGTCGGAATAATCGCAGTCGTCGTCTCAGCCCCCCAGACCTTCGGCGCCGACGTCACGACGGGGGTCAAAGCAGTCATGATAAGTACTATATTCAGCGTCGTGGGAGCCGCGACAGCCGACACGGTCTTCAGATGA
- a CDS encoding NAD-binding protein has protein sequence MPVESKRRKAVLYILGIGAIAVFYSVIYSWGMSTFEGRERSLIHSFQIVVETFTTTGYGEDAPWSSPVMLTLMVAMQLTGVVLIFMALPLFVVPWIEEAIETQVPTSAEDLEDHVVICEFESLGETLIDELESRGIEYVILICNQNRAVDLYESGYPVVRGDPESAQTLRDVGIEEARAVVLDADNDVNASIALSVREASEDTHVVSLATDPQKSRYLRYAGSDEALSPRHIVGRSLADKATTAVTSELGESIEIGDDFLVVEMPVHSESSLVGQRLSESGIRETTGVSLIGAWVNGSFLHSPSHDTRIDSNTVLLVAGTEDELKHLRKITLAEARRHRRTRENVVIAGLGEVGSTVRRYAEESGIDTTVIDVNDGENVDVVGDAADEEALREAGIEDAAALIVALPDDTSAIFTTLIAREINPDVEIIVRANRSESQTKLYRSGADYVLALPTVSGRVVALDIIGEEIMSPGKQIKIVRTEAPRLEGKTLEDAHVGRKTGCTVVAIDRNGEVMTRVQPDTRIQEDDRLIVAGSDENINSFREEFDGR, from the coding sequence ATGCCAGTCGAATCCAAGAGGAGGAAAGCGGTACTCTACATACTCGGAATAGGCGCGATAGCCGTCTTCTACTCCGTCATATATAGCTGGGGTATGTCTACCTTCGAGGGAAGGGAGAGGAGTCTAATACACTCGTTCCAGATAGTCGTCGAGACCTTCACGACGACGGGGTACGGAGAGGACGCGCCGTGGAGCTCTCCGGTTATGCTGACACTGATGGTCGCGATGCAGCTTACGGGTGTAGTCCTGATATTCATGGCACTCCCTCTCTTCGTGGTGCCGTGGATAGAGGAGGCGATAGAGACACAGGTTCCGACTTCGGCTGAGGATCTCGAAGACCACGTCGTGATCTGTGAGTTCGAGTCACTCGGCGAGACGCTCATCGATGAGTTGGAGTCGCGGGGGATAGAGTACGTCATACTCATCTGTAACCAGAACCGCGCGGTCGATCTCTACGAGTCGGGGTATCCAGTGGTGAGGGGAGACCCCGAGTCGGCACAGACACTCAGAGACGTCGGCATAGAGGAAGCGAGGGCGGTCGTTCTCGACGCCGACAACGACGTCAACGCAAGCATAGCCCTCTCAGTACGTGAGGCTTCGGAGGACACACACGTGGTCAGCCTCGCCACAGATCCCCAGAAGTCGAGGTATCTGAGGTACGCGGGCTCCGACGAGGCACTCTCGCCGAGACATATAGTCGGGAGGAGCCTCGCCGACAAGGCGACCACAGCGGTGACCTCGGAGCTCGGAGAGAGCATAGAGATAGGAGACGACTTCCTCGTGGTCGAGATGCCCGTACACTCCGAGAGTAGTCTGGTAGGTCAGAGGCTCTCGGAGAGCGGAATACGTGAGACGACAGGGGTGAGTCTGATAGGAGCGTGGGTAAACGGCAGCTTCCTCCACTCGCCGTCACACGACACACGTATAGACAGTAACACAGTCCTCCTCGTCGCGGGAACCGAGGACGAGCTGAAACACCTCCGAAAGATCACTCTCGCGGAGGCGAGACGCCACAGACGGACGAGGGAGAACGTCGTGATAGCGGGTCTCGGCGAGGTGGGCTCGACAGTGAGGAGGTACGCCGAGGAGTCGGGTATCGACACCACGGTCATAGACGTCAACGACGGAGAGAACGTCGACGTAGTAGGCGACGCCGCCGACGAGGAGGCTCTGAGAGAGGCGGGAATAGAGGACGCCGCGGCTCTGATAGTCGCACTTCCCGACGACACCTCGGCGATATTCACGACCCTCATAGCACGAGAGATAAACCCCGACGTGGAGATAATAGTCCGAGCCAACAGGTCGGAGAGCCAGACGAAGCTCTACAGGTCGGGTGCCGACTACGTCCTCGCCCTGCCGACCGTGAGTGGTAGAGTGGTTGCACTCGACATAATCGGCGAGGAGATAATGTCTCCCGGAAAACAGATAAAGATAGTACGTACAGAGGCTCCGAGGCTCGAAGGAAAGACTCTCGAAGACGCACACGTCGGAAGGAAGACGGGATGTACCGTCGTGGCTATAGACAGGAACGGCGAGGTAATGACGAGGGTTCAGCCCGACACACGTATACAGGAGGACGACAGGCTGATAGTAGCGGGGTCCGACGAGAACATAAACAGCTTCAGAGAGGAGTTCGACGGTAGGTAG
- a CDS encoding CopG family transcriptional regulator yields MASNKDKTVSFRVSEETFETLSEISERRDTTLSDIFRQYVDSLVSHDGDVSVVPDDSVIEEVDDDFPPKVKVSKEVLRENERLELENRHLRERLEEYEEYVEKLRERHDGEHVRLGKVDS; encoded by the coding sequence ATGGCATCGAACAAGGACAAGACGGTCTCCTTCCGCGTCTCTGAGGAGACCTTCGAGACTCTCTCTGAGATCTCCGAGAGGCGCGATACTACTCTCTCCGACATATTCCGTCAGTACGTCGACAGCCTCGTGAGCCACGACGGTGACGTGTCTGTGGTTCCCGACGACTCCGTAATCGAGGAGGTCGACGACGACTTCCCGCCTAAGGTCAAGGTCTCGAAGGAGGTTCTGAGGGAGAACGAACGTCTCGAACTCGAAAACCGCCATCTCAGGGAGCGTCTCGAGGAGTACGAGGAGTACGTCGAGAAGCTGAGAGAGAGACACGACGGCGAACATGTCCGTCTCGGAAAGGTCGACAGCTGA
- the hemB gene encoding porphobilinogen synthase, which yields MAGFPTRRMRRLRRDGVREMVAENSVSADDLVAPLFVDATTDEPFEIPSMPGVYRHSLDDVREKAREIDELGIPAVILFGVPESKDAEGSRAYAEDGVVQEAVRRVKDETDLLVVTDVCMCEYTHHGHCGVIDEEETVDNDATLPYLSRIAVSHAEAGADIVAPSSMTDGMVGEIRQGLDDAGYENVGILSYAVKYASSFYGPFRDAADSAPDFGHRRDYQMNPANSRVAAEEASLDVEEGADMLMVKPALPYLDVVSDVRDSFDLPVAAYNVSGEYAMLKAADQNGWLDARETAHESLLSIKRAGADLIITYFAEEIARDLD from the coding sequence ATGGCAGGCTTCCCCACCCGACGTATGAGAAGGCTGAGACGCGACGGAGTACGAGAGATGGTAGCCGAGAACTCGGTCTCGGCGGACGACCTCGTGGCTCCCCTCTTCGTTGACGCGACGACTGACGAGCCCTTCGAGATACCCTCGATGCCCGGAGTATACCGTCATTCCCTCGACGACGTCCGGGAGAAGGCACGTGAGATAGACGAACTCGGCATACCCGCTGTGATACTCTTCGGTGTCCCCGAGTCGAAGGACGCCGAGGGATCGCGTGCTTACGCAGAAGACGGAGTCGTACAGGAGGCGGTGAGACGTGTCAAGGACGAGACCGACCTTCTCGTGGTGACAGATGTCTGTATGTGCGAGTACACACACCACGGACACTGCGGGGTGATCGATGAGGAGGAGACGGTCGACAACGACGCCACTCTTCCCTACCTGTCGAGAATCGCTGTCTCACACGCCGAGGCGGGAGCCGACATAGTCGCGCCGAGTAGCATGACCGACGGAATGGTAGGTGAGATACGTCAGGGACTTGACGACGCGGGCTACGAGAACGTCGGCATACTTTCGTACGCAGTCAAGTACGCTAGCTCCTTCTACGGACCCTTCCGTGACGCCGCCGACTCGGCACCTGACTTCGGTCACAGGCGCGACTACCAGATGAACCCCGCCAACTCACGTGTCGCAGCCGAGGAGGCGAGCCTTGACGTCGAGGAGGGTGCCGACATGCTGATGGTAAAGCCCGCTCTCCCCTACTTGGACGTAGTCTCAGACGTGAGAGACAGCTTCGACCTCCCCGTCGCTGCTTACAACGTCTCGGGGGAGTACGCGATGCTCAAGGCTGCGGATCAAAACGGCTGGCTCGACGCGCGTGAGACCGCTCACGAGTCGCTCTTATCGATAAAGAGGGCGGGCGCCGACCTCATAATAACCTACTTCGCCGAGGAGATCGCGCGCGACCTCGACTAG
- a CDS encoding Xaa-Pro peptidase family protein: MTDRDSGRTTSIDEAVEEEGCDAYLRTDSSDDSDMYYVSGFEAPDPFSLLRTQDETVLLVSPLEYSRAKKESLADEVRSTAEYTTGDIRGSEDAEIEVAASFLEEYGVESVCVPRDFFLYTAEALRERGFEVTAVDDGIEGTRAVKTDEEIRKIKAAQRANENAMEVAERLLREAEVKDGRLVHEEEALTSERLRTEIEVDLIRARCDLDESIVASGSETADPHSRGSGAIEAGEPVIVDIFPRRLKYHADMTRTFVKGEPTDEVREMYEATVRAQEAAFDVLDEGAGVTGEEVHDAVCDSYEEVGYDTERQGAEEGFIHSTGHGVGLDIHEMPRLSSGGGELEAGHVVSVEPGLYYQDVGGVRVEDLVVVRDGGYDNLTEYEKGIENLSV, translated from the coding sequence ATGACAGACCGAGACAGTGGGAGGACTACAAGCATAGACGAAGCCGTCGAGGAAGAAGGCTGTGACGCCTACCTCCGCACCGACTCGTCGGACGACAGCGACATGTACTACGTCTCGGGGTTCGAGGCACCCGATCCCTTCAGCCTTCTGAGGACGCAAGACGAAACCGTTCTACTCGTCTCACCCTTAGAGTACAGCCGTGCTAAGAAGGAGTCACTCGCCGACGAGGTGAGGTCGACAGCCGAGTACACCACAGGGGACATAAGAGGGAGCGAGGACGCCGAGATAGAGGTCGCGGCGTCGTTCCTCGAAGAGTACGGCGTCGAGTCGGTATGTGTACCGCGTGACTTCTTCCTCTACACAGCCGAGGCTCTCCGTGAGAGGGGATTCGAGGTCACCGCGGTGGACGACGGGATAGAGGGGACGAGGGCGGTAAAGACCGACGAGGAGATCCGGAAGATAAAGGCGGCACAGAGGGCGAACGAGAACGCGATGGAGGTCGCCGAGAGACTCCTGAGGGAAGCCGAGGTCAAGGACGGAAGGCTCGTTCACGAAGAAGAGGCTCTGACCTCTGAGAGGCTGAGGACAGAGATAGAGGTCGACCTCATAAGGGCGAGATGTGACCTCGACGAGTCGATAGTCGCCTCGGGGAGCGAGACAGCCGACCCGCATTCGAGGGGTTCGGGGGCTATAGAGGCGGGTGAGCCCGTGATAGTCGACATATTCCCGAGACGTCTCAAGTACCACGCCGACATGACGAGGACATTTGTCAAGGGCGAGCCGACCGACGAGGTACGCGAGATGTACGAGGCGACTGTGAGAGCACAGGAGGCGGCGTTCGACGTACTCGACGAGGGCGCAGGGGTGACAGGAGAGGAGGTACACGACGCAGTCTGTGACTCGTACGAGGAGGTGGGTTACGACACCGAGAGACAGGGTGCTGAGGAGGGATTCATACATTCGACGGGACACGGCGTCGGACTCGACATACACGAGATGCCGCGCCTGTCGTCGGGAGGGGGCGAGCTGGAGGCGGGACACGTCGTCTCTGTCGAGCCGGGACTCTACTACCAGGACGTCGGAGGCGTAAGGGTCGAGGATCTCGTCGTCGTGAGAGACGGCGGCTACGACAACCTCACCGAGTACGAGAAAGGCATCGAGAATCTATCTGTCTAA
- a CDS encoding DUF4349 domain-containing protein yields the protein MTPKDIRSWLSEHRIAAVSVLVSVILVVALVLGAVSTVLFGFGFGMTGGSSSQQTGFGGAPETVGVGEDTGAGSGAGEYVEVQEAEMSIESESLDEDVSRLRDLTQESGGYVEESSRRQSNLYLTARMTARVPSENFEEFVKSTRDEFDVESYEVRSYRLSIERETTELDILNQTLREYEATRSEIAEMNASAEKLDLLMEVTEKELEVKEKMSRYRTELAQKRQRSEYATVRIEVRERRQPEIVPDNIGDRFRNEVRQMIETVVNILITTVTGGVVVFFRAIQYLIYLVVVAVPVFVAYKLGRWMYGRLSERG from the coding sequence ATGACTCCCAAGGATATCAGAAGCTGGCTGTCCGAACACAGGATCGCCGCCGTCTCAGTCTTAGTCTCAGTTATTCTCGTCGTGGCTCTGGTGCTCGGAGCCGTTTCGACAGTCCTCTTCGGATTCGGATTCGGGATGACCGGAGGGAGTTCGTCACAACAGACGGGGTTTGGAGGTGCTCCTGAGACGGTAGGGGTGGGTGAGGACACGGGAGCGGGGTCGGGCGCGGGCGAGTACGTCGAGGTACAGGAGGCGGAGATGAGCATCGAGTCGGAGAGCTTGGACGAAGATGTCTCGAGGCTGAGAGACCTCACACAGGAGTCGGGAGGATACGTCGAGGAGAGCTCACGGAGACAGTCGAATCTCTATCTTACCGCGCGTATGACAGCGAGGGTGCCGTCTGAGAACTTCGAGGAGTTCGTCAAAAGTACGAGAGACGAGTTCGATGTCGAGAGCTACGAGGTCAGGAGTTACAGGCTCTCGATTGAGAGGGAAACGACAGAGCTCGACATACTCAACCAGACGCTTCGGGAGTACGAGGCAACGCGGTCGGAGATCGCCGAGATGAACGCGTCCGCGGAGAAGCTCGATCTTCTGATGGAGGTCACCGAGAAGGAGCTCGAAGTCAAGGAGAAGATGAGTAGATACAGGACGGAACTCGCACAGAAACGCCAGAGGAGCGAGTACGCCACGGTGAGGATAGAGGTGAGGGAGAGGAGACAGCCCGAGATAGTCCCCGACAACATCGGCGACAGGTTCAGAAACGAGGTGCGGCAGATGATAGAGACAGTCGTCAACATACTCATAACGACTGTCACGGGAGGTGTCGTCGTCTTCTTCAGAGCGATCCAGTACCTCATCTACCTCGTCGTAGTCGCGGTTCCCGTCTTCGTGGCTTACAAGCTAGGGAGATGGATGTACGGCAGACTGTCAGAAAGAGGATAA
- a CDS encoding zinc ribbon domain-containing protein encodes MSDTDRDCPRCGGDLVEYVLDSDGRQSYVCERCGYVGIETQHESELVESESWNEALRRFREEEGEEDERASEKARDTSNDEG; translated from the coding sequence ATGAGTGACACAGACAGAGACTGTCCCCGTTGTGGGGGCGACCTCGTCGAGTACGTCCTTGATTCCGACGGAAGACAGTCGTACGTCTGTGAGAGATGCGGATACGTAGGCATCGAGACCCAACATGAGTCCGAACTCGTCGAGTCCGAGTCGTGGAACGAAGCTCTGAGGAGATTCAGAGAAGAAGAAGGAGAGGAAGATGAAAGGGCATCGGAGAAAGCGAGAGACACCAGCAACGATGAGGGATAA
- a CDS encoding DUF1611 domain-containing protein has product MRDNGDTDRDTDGSRNERIAVLAHGGFPDGAKTAVGLVRYSDSEVVAVLDREKVGKTHLDVNVYGSTRDVLEDHGIDALYIGIAPIGGGFDETWRPDVRTALENGVDVVSGLHYFLSEDDEFSRLADENDAEIEDVRKTEFEAVAEGVAGEVEAHVVLTVGTDCSTGKMTTAVELVEEARERGYDAEFAPTGQTGIMIEGDGHPIDRVVSDFAAGAVEETVVERGNSDFVFVEGQGSILHPAYSGVTASILHGSMPDSLVLCHEAGRQRVKGYENFEIADLGEVAETYEKVALTGTIDAVSLNTSGLGEEEAERAIEEASETAPASDVVRHGPGEILDVLEEETG; this is encoded by the coding sequence ATGAGGGATAACGGAGACACAGATAGAGACACAGACGGAAGCCGAAACGAGAGAATAGCCGTGCTCGCCCACGGCGGATTCCCAGATGGCGCGAAGACAGCCGTCGGTCTGGTACGTTACTCCGACTCCGAGGTGGTGGCTGTCCTCGACCGCGAGAAAGTAGGCAAGACCCATCTCGACGTCAATGTCTACGGGTCGACCCGAGATGTACTCGAAGACCACGGGATCGACGCTCTCTACATAGGCATAGCACCCATAGGCGGCGGCTTCGACGAGACGTGGCGACCCGACGTACGTACCGCACTCGAAAACGGAGTCGACGTCGTCTCTGGTCTCCATTACTTCCTGAGTGAGGACGACGAGTTCTCGCGTCTCGCCGACGAGAACGACGCCGAGATAGAAGACGTCAGGAAGACGGAGTTCGAGGCTGTCGCCGAGGGCGTCGCGGGAGAGGTCGAGGCTCACGTAGTCCTCACCGTCGGAACAGACTGTTCGACAGGAAAGATGACGACTGCGGTCGAGTTAGTCGAGGAGGCGCGCGAGAGGGGATACGACGCCGAGTTCGCACCTACGGGACAGACGGGAATCATGATAGAGGGCGACGGACATCCCATCGACCGCGTAGTAAGTGACTTCGCGGCGGGAGCCGTCGAGGAGACTGTCGTCGAGAGGGGCAACTCGGACTTCGTCTTCGTCGAGGGTCAGGGAAGCATACTTCATCCCGCCTACTCGGGAGTGACTGCTTCGATACTACACGGCTCGATGCCCGACTCTCTCGTGCTGTGCCACGAGGCGGGGAGACAGAGAGTAAAGGGCTATGAGAACTTCGAGATAGCCGATCTCGGGGAGGTCGCCGAGACCTACGAGAAGGTAGCCCTTACGGGAACCATCGACGCAGTCTCCCTCAACACGTCGGGTCTGGGAGAGGAGGAAGCCGAACGCGCCATAGAGGAGGCGAGCGAAACTGCGCCTGCGTCGGACGTCGTGAGACACGGTCCCGGTGAGATACTCGACGTCTTAGAGGAAGAGACCGGGTGA
- a CDS encoding threonine--tRNA ligase → MKLLLIHSDYIEYEAKQETPVAEDESEIEPEGRLDEALTAFIAVESGDSEDIDSVIEQAEDEIRDVADELEVENVMVYPYAHLSGDLGDPDTAVEVLRRIEEGLADVGYEVKRAPFGWYKAFEISCKGHPMSELSREIEPTEIEPESEAEGDEEEEEEEEESDFVVLTPEGEEHDPVGFKSMSEASDEMVSLIEDEVEGIEAGAGEEPPHVETMKQKEYVDYDELSDPGNLRWYPKGKCVRDSLIEYVNDLVVDYGGMPVETPIMYDLGSDCISEHSEKFGERQYRFESGSRKMMLRFAACFGQFSIMRDMHITSNDLPLRIYEMSTYSFRREQRGELTGLKRLRAFTMPDMHTACGDIEEAQDEFAKQALLGFETGDDLGLDYVGVLRATREYYDEHHDWVEGLVDEIGEPVLVEIIPARKHYWSVKIDLAAIDSLGRPMENPTVQIDVESADRFDIEYYDENEEKEPILLHYSPTGSIERAFGAILENADGLETPRMPVWLSPTQVRFIPVGEEHTEYCESLADELDGVRVDIDDRDESVGKRIRTAEQDWVPYVAVVGDREIEGEEIEFRVRGGEDREMTVEELRDEIDEKIGEMPRKSLYTPRLLSNNPRFVG, encoded by the coding sequence ATGAAGCTACTGCTGATACATTCGGACTACATCGAGTACGAGGCGAAACAGGAGACTCCTGTCGCCGAGGACGAGTCCGAGATAGAGCCCGAGGGACGTCTCGACGAGGCTCTCACGGCGTTCATAGCCGTCGAGTCGGGCGACTCCGAGGACATAGACAGCGTGATCGAACAGGCGGAGGACGAGATACGTGACGTAGCCGACGAGCTCGAAGTCGAGAACGTGATGGTCTATCCCTACGCGCATCTTTCGGGCGACCTCGGTGATCCCGATACAGCCGTCGAGGTTCTCAGACGTATCGAGGAAGGTCTCGCCGATGTAGGCTACGAGGTCAAGAGAGCGCCCTTCGGCTGGTACAAGGCGTTCGAGATATCGTGTAAGGGACATCCGATGTCGGAGCTCTCACGTGAGATAGAGCCCACTGAGATAGAGCCCGAGTCCGAAGCCGAAGGCGACGAAGAGGAAGAGGAAGAAGAAGAGGAGAGCGACTTCGTCGTACTGACTCCCGAGGGCGAAGAACACGACCCCGTCGGGTTCAAGTCGATGTCAGAAGCGTCCGACGAGATGGTGAGCCTCATAGAGGACGAGGTCGAGGGGATCGAGGCGGGAGCCGGAGAGGAGCCACCCCACGTCGAGACTATGAAACAGAAGGAGTACGTCGACTACGACGAACTCAGCGACCCCGGGAACCTGAGATGGTACCCGAAGGGAAAATGTGTCCGTGACTCGCTGATAGAGTACGTCAACGACCTCGTCGTCGACTACGGCGGAATGCCCGTCGAGACGCCGATCATGTACGACCTCGGCTCCGACTGTATAAGCGAACACTCCGAGAAGTTCGGCGAGCGTCAGTACAGGTTCGAGTCGGGGAGTAGGAAGATGATGCTGAGGTTCGCGGCGTGTTTCGGTCAGTTCTCGATAATGAGGGACATGCATATCACCTCGAACGACCTGCCTCTCCGTATATACGAGATGTCGACCTACTCGTTCCGCCGCGAACAGAGAGGCGAACTCACGGGACTCAAACGTCTCCGTGCCTTCACGATGCCCGACATGCACACGGCGTGTGGCGACATCGAGGAGGCACAGGACGAGTTCGCGAAACAGGCTCTCCTCGGCTTCGAGACTGGCGACGACCTAGGTCTCGACTACGTCGGCGTCCTGAGAGCGACGAGGGAGTACTACGACGAACACCACGACTGGGTGGAGGGACTCGTAGACGAGATAGGAGAGCCCGTCTTAGTCGAGATAATACCCGCGAGGAAACATTACTGGAGTGTCAAGATCGACCTCGCGGCGATAGACTCTCTCGGACGTCCGATGGAGAACCCGACGGTACAGATAGACGTCGAGTCCGCCGACAGGTTCGACATAGAGTACTACGACGAGAACGAGGAGAAGGAGCCGATACTCCTCCATTACAGTCCTACGGGAAGCATCGAACGCGCCTTCGGTGCCATACTCGAAAACGCCGACGGGCTCGAAACCCCACGTATGCCCGTCTGGCTCTCGCCGACACAGGTGCGTTTCATACCTGTGGGCGAGGAACACACCGAGTACTGTGAGAGCCTCGCCGACGAACTCGACGGCGTACGTGTCGACATAGACGACAGGGACGAGAGCGTCGGAAAGAGGATAAGAACCGCCGAACAGGACTGGGTACCCTACGTCGCAGTAGTCGGAGACAGGGAGATCGAGGGCGAAGAGATCGAGTTCCGCGTCAGAGGGGGCGAGGATAGGGAGATGACTGTCGAGGAACTCAGAGACGAGATAGACGAGAAGATCGGAGAGATGCCGAGGAAGAGCCTCTACACGCCGCGGCTACTCTCGAACAACCCGAGGTTTGTGGGCTAG